A stretch of DNA from Oryza brachyantha chromosome 4, ObraRS2, whole genome shotgun sequence:
tatatatataaactttcaaaaaagaaaagaaggtgTTATATGGCTAAAAGGAAAATAACGAGCATTCGCACGGAAAACCTTCTGCGCAAACGTTCAGTAAATAGACTTTCTGACACGCAAAACAAGGTCTTTGCCACTGCTAACCCTAACTCTCCCAGACTCTCTCTACCTATGCTGCATCATCACTCATCACCacccttttcttctctttcttatACTCCTATCGACGATGCATTATCTTCAAACCACTATCTTCACCTTAAGGGTTTCACCCGCCATCGTCGGTGAGCATCGTGTCGCTGCCCTTCATCCCCCGGTTTCTATCTCCATCATCTTCGGCACACTTTCGCCTCCTATTTTCGGTGCTGCCTTTCACCTTTGTTGTCGTCCGCGGACTACAATGCCTCCCGATGCAACTGTTTTGTGTGTTGCGGCAAGATGCGTCAAATCCTTCCGACGAGTAGAGGGATCAACCTCCTAGGCCTCAAACCAGAGCTCACAAGGGGAGGAATAAGGGGGCATTTTGCTCACAAAAAATTGATAATGCTTCAAAGGGATATAAGTAGTTAcacataaaacataattataaaataataatggtTCGGTTTCAATTTTACATCTTGGAACTATGTATTTAAAATGGACAAATTTATAACGACAATATCtaatgattctttttttctctcgccGTGATCGTTCCACTTTTGCAGTTGCAGGCGAACGTCCCCACCACGGCGGACAttcccaccgccgcccgcgtcGGAGCACCAgcggcgccgcctcgtccCATCTACTCCATCTCCTGCTCCGCCCCGCAGCTCCGCTCGCTTAACCTCTCCGGCGGCGCCAGAACGCCCGAAGCCTCCCAAAccctcgcgctcgcgctctcctcctcgtcttcctGCCGCGCCTCCCCTCACCCTGCTCCGGcgtccaccaccgcctccgtctcctcctcttccaATTCCTCCTCGTGCCCCTCCTACTTTCGCTTCATCCACGAGGACCTCCGCCCATGGCGCGACGCGGGGGGGATCACCCGCGCCATGCTGGCGCGCGCTCGCGTCACCGCCAGCTTCCGCCTACTCGTGTTGGGTGGCCGCGCCTTCGTGCAGCGGTTCCGCCCGGCCTTCCAGACCCGCGATCTCTTCACCATCTGGGGCGTCCTCCAGCTGCTCCGCCGCTACCCGGGACGCGTCCCCGACCTCGATCTCATGTTCGACTGCGCCGACTGGCCCGTCGTCCGCACGCACCTCTACCGTGGGAAGCACGGTGCCTTAATGCCGCCACTCTTCAGATACTGCGGGGATGACCGGACTCTGGATATCGTCTTCCCGGATTGGTCATTCTGGGGCTGGTAATATGTTTGCTCATATAGTCATATTCTGCATTACTGTTATTGTTACGAAGATAgcatgagaaaatttttggccTTTTGGGTCTAAAGAACATGATACGGAGATGAGTATAAGATTTCCCAAAATTCCACCGTGTAGTGCATTGTTCGCTCAATCCCCACACCAGGAAATTACTGGCAGCTAGTGCTTTCAGTGTTGTTAATAGGATATTAAAAATGCTTAGGGGATTGCAAACCCTTAGGATCTTCGTCTGTGCCATGTGCATATGGAGCTTAATCACTCTAACAAGTATCGTGTTTGACTGTTTGGTAGGCCAGAGATCAACATAAAGCCATGGGATGCCCTGCGGAAAGACCTGAAGGAGGCTAATAACAGGGTGAGATGGTTAGATAGAGAACCTTATGCATACTGGAAAGGAAATCCAGCAGTTGCTGTGACACGGCAGGAATTGATTAAGTGTAATGTCTCCAGTACAAAAGATTGGAACGCAAGGATCTACAAGCAGGTAACTCTTGCATGTGCATGAGTATTGTTGAATTTGTCATACCTTTTACATTAAAACTCTTTTATCTTGTGGTGTAGGATTGGTTCAGAGAGAGCAAGGCAGGGTACAATGACTCAAATTTGGGCAGTCAATGCACACACAggtctcttatctttttttcttgggtGATAACAAGTAAGGATCCGtgcaattttaattttgatgtcTGAGTAAATAACATCTGGTTCGTATTTAACAGGTACAAGATCTATATAGAAGGGACAACATGGTCAGTCAGTCAGAAATATATTCTAGCATGCGATTCATTGACACTGCTGATTACACCAAAATACTACGATTTCTTTTCAAGGTCACTTATGCCGATTCAGCATTATTGGCCTGTTCAGAATGACAATAAATGTGACTCCATAAAATATGCTGTTGACTGGGGCAACTCTCACAAGCAACTGGTACCTATCGTTTATCTATCTAATCTACATATATGTAGGCAATCAAGTTTTGCATGCTAATAGTCTTGATGGAACTTGTTATAACAAACTCAGTTCAATACTAATAGAAATCCACTCAAGCTGCTATATGTGTGAATGCAAGCTGCCAGATATTTCTGGACTCTAGAGCATGTACATTTCACTGAGGCAAAATAATTAAAGCTGGTTCAGATAATGATCTTGTATGATGCTATTAAATTATGCtgcaaacatttttttgccTCTAAGAGGCTAACAGTGCACCGATAAATTCAAGGTTATGGTACATTTTTCATACTCagtccgtccctaaatgtttgacatcgttgactttttatacacgtttgactattcgtcttattcaattttttttatcaaatatgtaaagctatatatatacataaaagtatattcaataataaatgaaatgatataaaataattaataattatgtaaattttttgaataagacaaatagtcaaacgtgtataaaaaagtcaacagcgtcaaacatttagagacggagaTACTATTTTGTTGCACAGTAAATTATCCAACATTTAACATGATGTAAATTGTGAACCATGACCATAACTTTAAATGGGATGTGCTatgatttgtttaattaagcaTTGTTAGCTAGAAATGTTTGTTCAATCTGTGCTTTACCTTCACTTGCAACTGTCAAGTCTGAAAAAATTCCtggtgctcgaagacaactgttttttttaatatataaaaaatccaacAAGCATTTGGAGCTCTTGCACTGGAGTTCATAAATTTCTTAAATGACATATCTGTTGAGAAGAATATTGAGCATTTAACGATGCCTTTATGTTACAGTATATTGCATTGTTTAATTGTTGGCTTTATTTCCGAGACATATATCACATTATTTTTGCTTGATAGTCCCATACTCTAAATCTGTCATAGGCACAGCGCATAGGAAAGCAAGCCAGTGATTTCATCCAAGAAGAGATTAATATGGACCATGTTTATGACTACATGCTTCACCTTCTAACTGAATATGCCAGGCTCCTAAGGTTCAGGCCAGTTAAGCCACCTGAAGCTGTTGAGATCTGTCCCGAGTCTTTGGCCTGCCAAGCTGAAGGCCTTGAGAAGAAGTTTTTTATGGAATCAATGGTGAAGTCTGCCCATGATGCTGGTCCATGTGATCTGCCTCCTCCTTTCAACCCTCAAGAGCTCACAATGCTTAAGCAAAGGAAGGAACATTCGATCAAGCAGATTCAAACATGGGAGAGAAGATTTGGGAGGGCTTAGTTAACATGCTTTTAAGCCTCTGCCTCATTTTCCCCCAAATACAGGCTAATTGGCTGCTTTTTTAGGTTTCTGGTTTATTTTGGTGTCATCATGGTGCTAACAAACCAAGAATTGGTAgaaatatccaaatatgtaaatatttggaaaatttaaaatatggtGTTACTTCCCTTCCTATCTTTATTCTGGGATAGATTTAGTATTTTCTTGTAAAGCCATAGTGACAAACAGATATAATAACCTGAACTATTCAGAAGATATAATTAACTCATTTCATGCCATTTTTATGTCGAAATTATGTAATATTCATAACATAATTTCAAATGTTGTTGCTTCCTGACTGAGAATGTTGAGATGTAATAAATGAGAAGGATCTCATGGATCTGTTCAGCGCTAAGGCAAAAACATTATGGACCAAGAAGTTGCTGAATGGAGTCAGGTACGCACTTTACACTTACTACAAATTGTCGGTTGTTTCTAAATGGTGCACGGAGTTTGTTTGATCGTTTTAATGGCATCATAAGCTCCTTAACTTAGATTTACTTCAGGTGCTATTTTGGTGTTTCCTATCCACTGGCAAGAAGGTTTGTGGTTGCTGCAGACGGCTCAAGCTCGATGTTAACAAGCATTTCACCGGTAATTTCTTTTTGGCTGTGAAGCTTATAAGCATCAATGGTTCAATGGCATGCTGATGAGCCCATCATTCCATGCAATGCAAGCCAATGAGGTGTTTCTTATCCATGTGCTTGCGTCATTTGGAGGTGCTAGACCTGTGCCAACTTAAATTCAGAGTCAATGACATCCCTTCATTTTTCTCTGTTGGATAGGACATGAAACCCCTCCAGGGTGCAATTCTCCACTGCTTTCTTATCATTGGTGCCAGGTAAAACCTTATAGTTACTGAACTACTACTTTGTCCAGGGAGTGCCCTTGCCACCAGTCGAGTGTAGGAACTTTCAGTGATAATTGATACGGTTGTTGTAGTGACACCCTTTTGTTTTACTACTTTCTTTCAGTTGGAACAGTCAGCACCCTAAAATTCATAGGGTAAAAAGTCTCTGGAGAGTTTGTGGAAATCATAATAGGGATAGAGTTATGAAAACCTGTAGTACGTACCCTGtcaatatttatagtttt
This window harbors:
- the LOC102700517 gene encoding O-glucosyltransferase rumi homolog isoform X3 translates to MAAAAAPRPTANFIAALSGTSSAFLFFSVVVLGLVSSARWIARTTLQANVPTTADIPTAARVGAPAAPPRPIYSISCSAPQLRSLNLSGGARTPEASQTLALALSSSSSCRASPHPAPASTTASVSSSSNSSSCPSYFRFIHEDLRPWRDAGGITRAMLARARVTASFRLLVLGGRAFVQRFRPAFQTRDLFTIWGVLQLLRRYPGRVPDLDLMFDCADWPVVRTHLYRGKHGALMPPLFRYCGDDRTLDIVFPDWSFWGWPEINIKPWDALRKDLKEANNRVRWLDREPYAYWKGNPAVAVTRQELIKCNVSSTKDWNARIYKQDWFRESKAGYNDSNLGSQCTHRYKIYIEGTTWSVSQKYILACDSLTLLITPKYYDFFSRSLMPIQHYWPVQNDNKCDSIKYAVDWGNSHKQLAPKVQAS
- the LOC102700517 gene encoding O-glucosyltransferase rumi homolog isoform X2, which translates into the protein MAAAAAPRPTANFIAALSGTSSAFLFFSVVVLGLVSSARWIARTTLQANVPTTADIPTAARVGAPAAPPRPIYSISCSAPQLRSLNLSGGARTPEASQTLALALSSSSSCRASPHPAPASTTASVSSSSNSSSCPSYFRFIHEDLRPWRDAGGITRAMLARARVTASFRLLVLGGRAFVQRFRPAFQTRDLFTIWGVLQLLRRYPGRVPDLDLMFDCADWPVVRTHLYRGKHGALMPPLFRYCGDDRTLDIVFPDWSFWGWPEINIKPWDALRKDLKEANNRVRWLDREPYAYWKGNPAVAVTRQELIKCNVSSTKDWNARIYKQDWFRESKAGYNDSNLGSQCTHRYKIYIEGTTWSLMPIQHYWPVQNDNKCDSIKYAVDWGNSHKQLAQRIGKQASDFIQEEINMDHVYDYMLHLLTEYARLLRFRPVKPPEAVEICPESLACQAEGLEKKFFMESMVKSAHDAGPCDLPPPFNPQELTMLKQRKEHSIKQIQTWERRFGRA
- the LOC102700517 gene encoding O-glucosyltransferase rumi homolog isoform X1, whose protein sequence is MAAAAAPRPTANFIAALSGTSSAFLFFSVVVLGLVSSARWIARTTLQANVPTTADIPTAARVGAPAAPPRPIYSISCSAPQLRSLNLSGGARTPEASQTLALALSSSSSCRASPHPAPASTTASVSSSSNSSSCPSYFRFIHEDLRPWRDAGGITRAMLARARVTASFRLLVLGGRAFVQRFRPAFQTRDLFTIWGVLQLLRRYPGRVPDLDLMFDCADWPVVRTHLYRGKHGALMPPLFRYCGDDRTLDIVFPDWSFWGWPEINIKPWDALRKDLKEANNRVRWLDREPYAYWKGNPAVAVTRQELIKCNVSSTKDWNARIYKQDWFRESKAGYNDSNLGSQCTHRYKIYIEGTTWSVSQKYILACDSLTLLITPKYYDFFSRSLMPIQHYWPVQNDNKCDSIKYAVDWGNSHKQLAQRIGKQASDFIQEEINMDHVYDYMLHLLTEYARLLRFRPVKPPEAVEICPESLACQAEGLEKKFFMESMVKSAHDAGPCDLPPPFNPQELTMLKQRKEHSIKQIQTWERRFGRA